A portion of the Cryptomeria japonica chromosome 5, Sugi_1.0, whole genome shotgun sequence genome contains these proteins:
- the LOC131063772 gene encoding MADS-box protein GGM13 isoform X3, whose translation MGRGKIEIKKIENITNRQVTFSKRKGGLRKKAHELSVLCDAEVALIVFSSTGKLVEYSSSSMKKVLQRYVTVSGARLWDYDRKQMFYEVERARNENEWLRCQLRQRMGEDLSSMPIEHLHQLEQELEIATTKVRKRKEASLEYDNKYLQHVLVENQALHTYYPRALCQQEEPNHSQLTAAALPVFRVQPSQPNLKDSGYQQPDLQLGFNCSGPQP comes from the exons ATGGGAAGGGGAAAGATTGAGATCAAGAAAATTGAGAATATCACTAATAGGCAAGTTACATTCTCAAAGAGGAAAGGAGGGCTTAGGAAGAAAGCACATGAACTTTCAGTATTGTGTGATGCAGAAGTTGCTCTAATTGTTTTTTCCAGTACTGGAAAATTGGTTGAATATTCAAGCAGCAG CATGAAGAAAGTTTTACAAAGATATGTTACAGTCTCGGGAGCTCGCCTGTGGGACTATGATCGAAAG CAGATGTTTTATGAAGTGGAAAGAGCTAGGAATGAAAATGAGTGGCTTAGATGTCAACTAAG GCAGAGAATGGGTGAAGATTTGTCCTCCATGCCTATTGAGCACCTACACCAACTGGAGCAGGAACTTGAGATTGCAACAACTAAGGTTCGGAAAAGAAAG GAGGCTTCACTAGAGTATGATAACAAATACCTCCAGCATGTG TTGGTTGAGAATCAGGCTCTACACACTTATTATCCACGTGCACTATGCCAGCAAGAAGAACCAAATCATTCTCAACTGACTGCTGCTGCATTACCTGTATTTCGTGTGCAACCAAGCCAGCCAAACTTGAAGGACAGTGGCTATCAACAGCCAGATCTACAGCTAGG GTTTAACTGCAGTGGCCCACAACCTTGA
- the LOC131063772 gene encoding MADS-box protein GGM13 isoform X2, translating to MGRGKIEIKKIENITNRQVTFSKRKGGLRKKAHELSVLCDAEVALIVFSSTGKLVEYSSSSMKKVLQRYVTVSGARLWDYDRKMFYEVERARNENEWLRCQLRQRMGEDLSSMPIEHLHQLEQELEIATTKVRKRKDHLISLQLESLRQREASLEYDNKYLQHVLVENQALHTYYPRALCQQEEPNHSQLTAAALPVFRVQPSQPNLKDSGYQQPDLQLGFNCSGPQP from the exons ATGGGAAGGGGAAAGATTGAGATCAAGAAAATTGAGAATATCACTAATAGGCAAGTTACATTCTCAAAGAGGAAAGGAGGGCTTAGGAAGAAAGCACATGAACTTTCAGTATTGTGTGATGCAGAAGTTGCTCTAATTGTTTTTTCCAGTACTGGAAAATTGGTTGAATATTCAAGCAGCAG CATGAAGAAAGTTTTACAAAGATATGTTACAGTCTCGGGAGCTCGCCTGTGGGACTATGATCGAAAG ATGTTTTATGAAGTGGAAAGAGCTAGGAATGAAAATGAGTGGCTTAGATGTCAACTAAG GCAGAGAATGGGTGAAGATTTGTCCTCCATGCCTATTGAGCACCTACACCAACTGGAGCAGGAACTTGAGATTGCAACAACTAAGGTTCGGAAAAGAAAG GACCATCTCATCTCTTTGCAATTAGAGTCCTTAAGGCAAAGG GAGGCTTCACTAGAGTATGATAACAAATACCTCCAGCATGTG TTGGTTGAGAATCAGGCTCTACACACTTATTATCCACGTGCACTATGCCAGCAAGAAGAACCAAATCATTCTCAACTGACTGCTGCTGCATTACCTGTATTTCGTGTGCAACCAAGCCAGCCAAACTTGAAGGACAGTGGCTATCAACAGCCAGATCTACAGCTAGG GTTTAACTGCAGTGGCCCACAACCTTGA
- the LOC131063772 gene encoding MADS-box protein GGM13 isoform X4 yields MGRGKIEIKKIENITNRQVTFSKRKGGLRKKAHELSVLCDAEVALIVFSSTGKLVEYSSSRQRMGEDLSSMPIEHLHQLEQELEIATTKVRKRKDHLISLQLESLRQREASLEYDNKYLQHVLVENQALHTYYPRALCQQEEPNHSQLTAAALPVFRVQPSQPNLKDSGYQQPDLQLGFNCSGPQP; encoded by the exons ATGGGAAGGGGAAAGATTGAGATCAAGAAAATTGAGAATATCACTAATAGGCAAGTTACATTCTCAAAGAGGAAAGGAGGGCTTAGGAAGAAAGCACATGAACTTTCAGTATTGTGTGATGCAGAAGTTGCTCTAATTGTTTTTTCCAGTACTGGAAAATTGGTTGAATATTCAAGCAGCAG GCAGAGAATGGGTGAAGATTTGTCCTCCATGCCTATTGAGCACCTACACCAACTGGAGCAGGAACTTGAGATTGCAACAACTAAGGTTCGGAAAAGAAAG GACCATCTCATCTCTTTGCAATTAGAGTCCTTAAGGCAAAGG GAGGCTTCACTAGAGTATGATAACAAATACCTCCAGCATGTG TTGGTTGAGAATCAGGCTCTACACACTTATTATCCACGTGCACTATGCCAGCAAGAAGAACCAAATCATTCTCAACTGACTGCTGCTGCATTACCTGTATTTCGTGTGCAACCAAGCCAGCCAAACTTGAAGGACAGTGGCTATCAACAGCCAGATCTACAGCTAGG GTTTAACTGCAGTGGCCCACAACCTTGA
- the LOC131063772 gene encoding MADS-box protein GGM13 isoform X1, whose amino-acid sequence MGRGKIEIKKIENITNRQVTFSKRKGGLRKKAHELSVLCDAEVALIVFSSTGKLVEYSSSSMKKVLQRYVTVSGARLWDYDRKQMFYEVERARNENEWLRCQLRQRMGEDLSSMPIEHLHQLEQELEIATTKVRKRKDHLISLQLESLRQREASLEYDNKYLQHVLVENQALHTYYPRALCQQEEPNHSQLTAAALPVFRVQPSQPNLKDSGYQQPDLQLGFNCSGPQP is encoded by the exons ATGGGAAGGGGAAAGATTGAGATCAAGAAAATTGAGAATATCACTAATAGGCAAGTTACATTCTCAAAGAGGAAAGGAGGGCTTAGGAAGAAAGCACATGAACTTTCAGTATTGTGTGATGCAGAAGTTGCTCTAATTGTTTTTTCCAGTACTGGAAAATTGGTTGAATATTCAAGCAGCAG CATGAAGAAAGTTTTACAAAGATATGTTACAGTCTCGGGAGCTCGCCTGTGGGACTATGATCGAAAG CAGATGTTTTATGAAGTGGAAAGAGCTAGGAATGAAAATGAGTGGCTTAGATGTCAACTAAG GCAGAGAATGGGTGAAGATTTGTCCTCCATGCCTATTGAGCACCTACACCAACTGGAGCAGGAACTTGAGATTGCAACAACTAAGGTTCGGAAAAGAAAG GACCATCTCATCTCTTTGCAATTAGAGTCCTTAAGGCAAAGG GAGGCTTCACTAGAGTATGATAACAAATACCTCCAGCATGTG TTGGTTGAGAATCAGGCTCTACACACTTATTATCCACGTGCACTATGCCAGCAAGAAGAACCAAATCATTCTCAACTGACTGCTGCTGCATTACCTGTATTTCGTGTGCAACCAAGCCAGCCAAACTTGAAGGACAGTGGCTATCAACAGCCAGATCTACAGCTAGG GTTTAACTGCAGTGGCCCACAACCTTGA